Proteins encoded in a region of the Gigantopelta aegis isolate Gae_Host chromosome 13, Gae_host_genome, whole genome shotgun sequence genome:
- the LOC121387595 gene encoding serine/threonine-protein phosphatase 6 regulatory ankyrin repeat subunit B-like — translation MFKRGTLKEDCLDPFEQDEETLHLINTLKNVCSINTGVSLGQIKTAAQSITGVYLEYNEINKSYSFIHQSVFDTLFLQFSGEFLKNSIEVCPLSMLLEYVVTPRAPTRSIVTVMVKKENYKFLAKRLTDELKGTRHVEDETNVPNIRTILSHPSFKDEEFVKFITEIVWNNDVLAEILNQKLDGQELHVEVAFTKDTVEQTWKYVENEDKIVNIENKGSTPLLLAITVKSFDVCLYLLDKGADPNVTDAEQNYPLHLAVCDDELDTVAEKEVVTEKMNKHTGSPMEVIKRLVEKGAKLNVVDASGNTPLHIAAHYSSVDVVRYLVEKGLQIDLPNGNGAMPIHLASAHNTSDVCLCILNNGAVPNVTDAHSKSPLHFAVCNRDANVVVTLIHHGAKLDNVDEFGNTPLHIATKEGSLQAVSDLMDMKSEETLANDDVMSLFNLAVEHNTEDVAMYFLHKISDPKSVGNTEMDSPLHLAAKVHAPRLVKALVEGGASVNKKDRSGNTPLLATLQYYPKVERKNLVECMTYLISNGSLVNVADHNGRTPLHLATSLPSHVSDWSLVCVTYLVEHGSDINAVDDRGRTPLLLSLIDHQIKISVSLYLLDKGADPNTTDISSRHPLHLAARKWVTPVLEALVEKGANVNVSDCSGNTPLHYMVQPGGERWIKYLIEKGSHINKVNNDGDAPLHIAAREENPFVGFELICRGADTNIINKENMTPLLLAADTSRSDLVHAILSKDKNVNIVDSSGEIALHKAVRQNRLESVQYLVMKGSDINLANSAGKTPLDLAEGEQCSEIREYLMAKGAISNAAGPSKDKPSS, via the exons ATGTTCAAACGGGGCACGTTGAAGGAAGACTGTCTGGATCCATTTGAACAGGACGAAGAGACACTTCATCTGATTAACACTCTGAAGAATGTATGCAGTATTAACACTGGTGTCTCTCTTGGCCAGATAAAAACAGCTGCTCAGTCTATTACTGGTGTCTACCTCGAGTATAACGAAATCAACAAAtcgtattcattcattcaccagtCAGTTTTTGACACATTGTTTCTGCAGTTTTCTGGCGAGTTCCTTAAGAATAGCATTGAAGTTTGTCCTTTATCCATGCTTCTTGAGTACGTTGTAACACCACGTGCGCCCACTAGAAGCATTGTTACAGTGATGGTAAAGAAGGAAAACTACAAATTCCTTGCCAAAAGGCTTACCGATGAGTTGAAAGGGACTCGGCACGTTGAGGACGAAACGAATGTGCCAAACATCAGAACCATTCTTTCGCACCCGTCATTCAAAGACGAAGAGTTTGTGAAATTTATCACAGAAATAGTCTGGAACAATGACGTTCTCGCAGAAATACTGAACCAGAAGCTTGATGGTCAAGAGCTTCATGTTGAAGTTGCTTTTACCAAGGACACTGTAGAACAGACATGGAAATATGTTGAAAAtgaagacaaaat TGTTAATATTGAGAACAAAGGAAGTACACCACTTCTTTTGGCAATAACTGTTAAGAGTTTTGATGTGTGTCTCTATCTACTTGATAAAGGAGCTGATCCAAATGTCACTGATGCAGAACAGAATTATCCATTGCATCTGGCCGTGTGCGATGACGAACTCGATACTGTGGCAGAAAAAGAAGTGGTAACAGAGAAAATGAATAAACATACAGGTTCGCCCATGGAAGTAATTAAAAGATTAGTTGAGAAGGGTGCAAAGCTAAATGTTGTAGATGCATCTGGGAACACGCCACTTCACATTGCTGCACACTACAGTTCAGTGGACGTGGTCAGGTATCTAGTAGAAAAGGGTTTACAAATAGATCTGCCAAATGGTAATGGTGCGATGCCCATTCATCTTGCATCAGCCCATAACACATCTGACGTGTGTCTATGTATACTTAATAACGGGGCTGTTCCCAATGTAACAGATGCACATAGCAAATCACCACTGCACTTTGCTGTTTGCAACAGAGATGCAAATGTTGTTGTAACTTTGATCCACCATGGAGCCAAGCTGGATAATGTAGATGAATTTGGAAACACTCCACTACACATTGCCACTAAGGAAGGCTCCTTGCAAGCTGTAAGTGATTTAATGGATATGAAGTCCGAGGAGACTCTGGCAAATGATGATGTAATGTCGCTATTTAACCTGGCAGTAGAACATAACACCGAAGATGTGGCAATGTATTTTCTTCACAAAATTTCGGACCCAAAATCAGTGGGTAATACGGAGATGGATTCACCTCTACATCTTGCAGCCAAAGTACACGCACCTCGTTTAGTAAAAGCATTAGTTGAAGGTGGAGCCAGTGTGAACAAAAAAGACCGATCTGGGAACACTCCACTTCTGGCTACGCTTCAATACTACCCTAAGGTGGAACGGAAGAATTTGGTAGAATGTATGACATATCTAATAAGCAACGGCTCACTTGTGAACGTAGCAGACCATAACGGAAGAACCCCACTTCATTTAGCAACATCTCTCCCATCGCATGTGTCAGACTGGTCACTGGtttgtgtcacatacttggtgGAGCACGGATCTGATATAAACGCCGTGGATGATCGAGGCAGAACTCCACTTCTCCTGTCACTAATAGATCACCAAATCAAAATCAGTGTTAGTCTTTATCTTCTAGACAAAGGAGCTGATCCTAACACGACAGATATATCAAGCAGACATCCTTTACATTTGGCAGCTAGGAAGTGGGTCACACCTGTACTGGAAGCGTTAGTGGAGAAGGGAGCCAATGTCAATGTATCTGATTGTTCTGGAAACACTCCACTTCACTATATGGTACAGCCTGGTGGAGAACGATGGATAAAGTATTTAATAGAAAAGGGATCCCACATAAACAAAGTAAACAATGACGGTGACGCCCCACTGCATATTGCTGCAAGGGAAGAGAATCCCTTTGTTGGTTTTGAGCTAATTTGTCGGGGAGCTGAcactaatattataaataaagagAATATGACACCTTTGCTTTTGGCAGCAGACACGAGTCGTTCAGATTTGGTGCACGCTATACTTTCGAAGGATAAGAACGTGAATATCGTAGATAGTTCCGGAGAAATCGCACTCCACAAAGCAGTGCGCCAGAATCGGTTGGAATCTGTCCAGTATTTAGTAATGAAAGGATCAGACATAAACTTGGCAAATTCTGCTGGCAAAACACCACTTGATTTGGCAGAAGGAGAACAGTGTTCAGAAATTAGAGAATATCTGATGGCTAAAGGAGCTATTTCTAATGCAGCAGGGCCATCGAAGGATAAACCTTCATCATAG